tattattttacaaatacATGAACTGTTTTGCTAGAATCAAAACTAATGTATTGATAGTTATTTTGTTTGCTTGTTGCAGTCTATTGCTATAATGTATGTTATTTACTCTAATCTAGGTCTGTCCTTATTGCTTTGAAATGTTTTTTACGTGTGCCTTTAGTCATTCATTTGTATAAAGTTTATTAAATGGTGGAAGCTGCTAATAACTTAActtgtcaatattttttggtTCTACTATTAGTGTTGTAAATGTttgttgttgaattgatgtGAAGGTTTGAGATTCGATTAATCTAAAAGTTCGAGTTGTTAAGTTCTTTCGATATTATTTGTACGCATGAATTTATTGGCTTTAATGTTTTGCACATGTAATGTAGGATAAATATTCAATGGATTTTGGAGATAAAAGTTGGATGAATCTCCGAAGATCCACCAATGAATATATTCATGGAGTTAATGATTTTCTTGATAAAGCATTTGAACGAGCTTCCCAAGGAAATGAAATATTGTGTCCTTGTAAGAAGTGCTTTAATCGTAATTGGCATTGCCGAAATATGGTAGAGGATCATTTGATTTGCCATGGATTTGTTCATGGATACACCAAATGGGTTTTTCATGGTGAAGGATTTTCCTCAAGAAATACGCCACATCCAACCGATGAAGAAGAAACTTCTAACATGCATGACGACATTGATAGATTACTTCATAATACTTTTAGAAATATTGTAGATGATCAGAGAGATGAAGGAGTGAGAGAGGGGCCACATGAATATGCAaagagattttttaaattagtggAGGAAGGGAAAGAAGAGTTGTATCCAGGGTGTAAGAATTTTTCTAAGTTGAGTTTTACCATCCGGCTATACTTGTTTAAATGCATTCACAAGTTGACTGATGTggccttttcagatttattggaCTTGATAAGAGAGGCATTTCCATTTGCTCAGATACCCGACTCGTTTTACAAGGCAAAAAAGGTCATAAAAGATTTGGGTCTTCATTATGAGAAAATACATGCTTGCACTAATGATTGCATATTATTTTGGAATGACAATGCAAAGTTAGATAATTGCTCTGTGTGTGGAGCTTCAAGATGGAAGAATGCTCGGAATGACTTAAATAATAATGTTACGAAAATCCCAGTGAAGGTTTTAAGGTACATTCCTTTAAAGCCTAGACTTCAGAGGATATTCATGTGTTCTGAAACATCTGTAGCTATGAGATGGCATGATACTGAACGACTTAAAGATGGAAATTTAAGACATCCTGCAGATGGTGAAGCTTGGAAGGATTTTGATTCATTGCATCCTAACTTTGCTAATGATGCTCGTAATGTTAGATTGGGTCTTTCAAGTGATGGTTTCAATCCATTCAGAACTATGAGCATTTCCCATAGCACATGGCCAGTTATGTTGATGAACTATAATTTATCTCCATGGACTTGCATGAAGTCGGAGAATATTATGTTATCAACGATTATTCCAGGTCCATCGTCT
The window above is part of the Solanum pennellii chromosome 5, SPENNV200 genome. Proteins encoded here:
- the LOC114077190 gene encoding uncharacterized protein LOC114077190 — its product is MGVTSREKAEFALYKLREVSQVWYSQLEDYRSVESGLIEREEFKEAFLESYFPRERREFKKRAPNQDGISAAKGKLDRGGGSQIVKTTCSTCGKKHVGKYPSGTGVCCALKRNNFYVLQAKGANSSDEAGLTETDTKDKYSMDFGDKSWMNLRRSTNEYIHGVNDFLDKAFERASQGNEILCPCKKCFNRNWHCRNMVEDHLICHGFVHGYTKWVFHGEGFSSRNTPHPTDEEETSNMHDDIDRLLHNTFRNIVDDQRDEGVREGPHEYAKRFFKLVEEGKEELYPGCKNFSKLSFTIRLYLFKCIHKLTDVAFSDLLDLIREAFPFAQIPDSFYKAKKVIKDLGLHYEKIHACTNDCILFWNDNAKLDNCSVCGASRWKNARNDLNNNVTKIPVKVLRYIPLKPRLQRIFMCSETSVAMRWHDTERLKDGNLRHPADGEAWKDFDSLHPNFANDARNVRLGLSSDGFNPFRTMSISHSTWPVMLMNYNLSPWTCMKSENIMLSTIIPGPSSPGNDIDVYLQPLIAELKELWEVGVETYYAVTNQTFLMHAALFWTISDFPALAMLSGWSTKGIWACPTCNHNTCSQYLKHSRKMCYLGHRTVTVASAGFGSDFEGFQCHFLEKLPLPPPLLLLIHLLHLILETDDSLEDSDWK